The following proteins are co-located in the Heliorestis convoluta genome:
- a CDS encoding DUF3800 domain-containing protein — protein MNYLIYFDESNKIDQSNKDYSYYGAFGDYDRSLANLVKKVARIYKENNSKSELHFTAYKSDNSVKKYFQVLHSVLQEDIRINILIVNNNDALKAASNIGLSPKELRSLFYIKIPERLFYGIIRDLFSNIPKGEAVNVKIKIDCNDEYDNLDLNNKLIEQMNAHSAYRNKNYRVNKVISQDSNKSIPLQIIDTFMGIVVFLLEKGYTQNSTASIVKADLIYRVLSEQENILRFQEKIRLFKWTGNEELTQINISDYLSPFMVYKTSFDIEETTKLQRILASNPGISTTELRKEMNYSNRQLRLLLGYIDQIDGLGRNNFLRI, from the coding sequence AATAAAGATTATTCTTACTATGGCGCTTTTGGAGACTATGATAGATCGCTGGCGAACTTAGTAAAAAAGGTAGCCCGAATATACAAAGAAAATAATTCAAAAAGTGAGCTGCATTTTACAGCGTACAAAAGTGACAATAGCGTAAAAAAATATTTTCAGGTTTTGCATTCTGTATTACAGGAAGACATTCGAATCAACATTCTAATCGTTAACAACAACGATGCACTTAAGGCTGCTTCAAATATTGGTTTATCGCCCAAAGAATTAAGAAGCTTATTTTACATTAAGATACCTGAGAGACTATTCTATGGTATCATAAGGGATTTGTTCTCAAATATACCCAAAGGTGAAGCGGTCAATGTAAAAATTAAAATAGACTGTAATGATGAGTACGATAACTTAGATTTAAATAATAAATTGATCGAACAGATGAATGCTCACTCGGCATATCGTAATAAAAACTACAGAGTTAATAAAGTGATTTCACAAGATTCCAATAAATCCATCCCACTTCAAATTATTGATACTTTTATGGGGATTGTCGTGTTTTTACTTGAAAAAGGTTACACGCAAAACTCAACCGCATCAATTGTAAAAGCCGACTTAATTTACAGGGTGTTGTCTGAGCAGGAAAACATCCTCCGCTTTCAAGAAAAAATTCGATTGTTTAAATGGACTGGGAATGAAGAACTAACTCAGATAAACATCTCAGATTATTTATCTCCGTTTATGGTCTATAAAACATCATTTGATATAGAAGAGACTACAAAACTACAGAGGATATTAGCTTCCAATCCAGGCATAAGTACAACCGAATTAAGAAAAGAAATGAATTACTCCAATCGTCAACTTAGACTGTTGCTAGGGTATATAGACCAGATAGATGGTTTAGGTAGAAACAACTTTTTACGTATTTAG
- a CDS encoding IS3 family transposase — translation MEIANKWIGRGYPVVTVLRIVGVQEGTYYLWKKRQSQSQQTENKILKKDKGGRPIPGYSLTNDGKPVSDDQIKEWLMELIAGEESTYGYRKLAICLRRNHNLVINNKKVYRLCAELNILNPQRKLKVKYPRRIAINREVTASDQLWETEIKYGYIAEENRFLYLLSIIDVYDRTLVDYHIGLSCEGRLLTESAVKACFTWYFSVSLNIFKHQTNTKNEVNPTKTRCFRALWGISVYVFKQDMHGIGQSFEHANMFKCPLDDPRIK, via the coding sequence ATAGAGATAGCCAACAAGTGGATTGGCCGGGGCTATCCTGTAGTCACAGTACTTCGCATTGTTGGCGTCCAAGAAGGAACCTACTACCTGTGGAAAAAGCGTCAGAGTCAATCTCAGCAAACTGAAAATAAAATCTTAAAAAAAGATAAGGGCGGACGACCCATTCCTGGTTATTCATTAACCAATGACGGCAAACCAGTAAGCGATGACCAAATCAAAGAATGGCTGATGGAGCTCATAGCCGGCGAAGAGAGCACTTACGGATATAGAAAACTAGCAATATGTTTACGCCGTAATCACAATTTGGTTATCAACAACAAAAAAGTTTATCGCCTGTGCGCAGAATTGAACATCTTAAATCCACAGCGAAAGCTAAAAGTTAAATACCCTCGTAGAATAGCAATCAATCGAGAAGTGACTGCCTCTGATCAGCTTTGGGAGACAGAGATCAAATACGGATATATTGCCGAAGAAAACAGGTTTCTCTACCTACTCTCTATCATTGACGTTTACGATCGTACACTTGTTGATTATCACATTGGTCTATCTTGCGAGGGACGCCTATTAACAGAAAGTGCAGTAAAAGCCTGTTTTACATGGTATTTTTCAGTTTCGTTAAATATCTTTAAACACCAAACAAACACCAAAAATGAAGTAAACCCCACAAAAACCCGCTGTTTTCGGGCATTGTGGGGTATCAGTGTTTATGTTTTCAAACAAGATATGCACGGGATTGGGCAGTCCTTTGAGCATGCGAATATGTTCAAGTGCCCCCTTGATGATCCAAGGATAAAATAA
- a CDS encoding transposase: MTAVARRHGINKSTLNNWMRNSQHKAWKETSPASKKMSTYVPSPQEFKELENENSQLNKLLDEKDLEVAILKDLLKKRGPGFPRR; this comes from the coding sequence ATGACCGCAGTGGCCCGACGTCATGGAATCAATAAATCAACACTGAATAATTGGATGAGAAATTCACAACACAAGGCTTGGAAAGAGACAAGCCCTGCTTCAAAAAAGATGTCCACATACGTTCCTTCTCCCCAAGAGTTCAAAGAACTGGAGAATGAGAATAGTCAACTAAATAAACTACTGGATGAAAAAGACTTAGAAGTGGCTATTCTTAAAGACCTTCTAAAAAAGCGGGGCCCCGGCTTTCCGAGAAGATAG